One genomic segment of Desulfocapsa sulfexigens DSM 10523 includes these proteins:
- the ppk2 gene encoding polyphosphate kinase 2, with protein sequence MSEKKKKKKKKNDASEQIDCKKFRLLEGTALRNINTKDGKGKTSICVKNWHIEYEAELKMLQIELMKLQKHMQASGDRILAIFEGRDAAGKGGTIKRITANLNPRNTRVTALTKPNETETTQWYFQRYTPHLPAAGEIVLFDRSWYNRAMVEPVMNFCTDEQNKRFLKDVPMLEELLVKDGIKLFKFYFSVSKDVQKERFDSRKTDPLKQFKLSPVDNLAQEYWDQYSVRKFQMLSETNRTLSPWTIVRSDVKKKARINCIKYILSNMEYDGKLSKEQLEYDPEIIVSGIEELQHMEKNIMNPDKLHG encoded by the coding sequence ATGTCAGAAAAGAAAAAGAAAAAGAAAAAGAAAAATGATGCATCTGAACAGATAGACTGTAAAAAATTCAGATTACTTGAAGGAACTGCTTTAAGAAACATAAACACAAAAGACGGTAAAGGAAAAACATCCATCTGCGTTAAAAACTGGCACATTGAGTATGAAGCGGAACTCAAAATGCTCCAGATAGAATTAATGAAACTGCAAAAACATATGCAGGCCAGTGGAGATCGTATTCTTGCTATCTTTGAAGGTAGGGATGCAGCAGGCAAAGGGGGCACCATCAAAAGGATTACGGCAAACCTCAACCCCAGGAATACCAGAGTAACCGCACTCACCAAGCCTAATGAAACAGAAACAACCCAGTGGTATTTTCAACGCTACACTCCACATCTTCCCGCAGCTGGAGAAATCGTTCTTTTTGACCGAAGCTGGTATAATCGTGCCATGGTTGAGCCGGTAATGAACTTCTGTACCGATGAGCAAAACAAGCGATTTCTGAAGGATGTGCCCATGCTTGAAGAGCTACTGGTTAAGGATGGGATAAAGCTCTTCAAGTTCTACTTTTCAGTTTCCAAAGATGTCCAGAAGGAGCGTTTTGATTCACGGAAGACTGATCCTCTGAAACAGTTTAAACTTTCACCTGTTGACAATCTGGCTCAGGAATATTGGGATCAATACTCAGTACGTAAATTTCAGATGCTGTCCGAGACCAACAGAACCTTATCTCCCTGGACAATTGTTCGTTCCGATGTGAAGAAAAAAGCCAGAATTAACTGCATCAAATATATTCTTTCCAATATGGAGTATGACGGAAAACTTTCGAAAGAACAACTGGAATATGATCCAGAAATTATTGTCTCCGGGATTGAAGAGCTCCAACATATGGAGAAGAACATCATGAATCCCGACAAACTCCATGGTTAA
- a CDS encoding polyphosphate kinase 2 family protein: MTPPKKKKIQANESQGSTAIIRKLVHKLDKDFKSQPPSEKSRKILSVLKDRHKEEIVEAALLKYYNSEELKPYQAELIKMQNHLEATGKKMIILFDGRDASGKGGTIRRVARYMNEKRYRVEALGKPNETQKTELHMKRYIERFPHAGEIVMFDRSWYNRAMVEPVMGFCTPEQYRRFLTKVTSYEQNFILDAGKTILLKLYFSVSKEEQAKRFERRKNDPLRQWKLSEVDLQAQDLWDEFTEKKRILLQKTHTKQSKWWIIRSDDKHLARRETMKLILSSVKYRGRSRSLNFKIDQDTVISGSRELKIMKQQMKQYGTPLS, from the coding sequence ATGACTCCCCCAAAAAAGAAAAAAATCCAAGCAAATGAATCCCAAGGTAGTACCGCAATAATTCGCAAACTCGTCCATAAACTCGACAAGGACTTCAAGTCACAACCACCCAGTGAAAAAAGTCGCAAAATCCTCTCGGTACTAAAAGATCGGCACAAAGAAGAAATAGTCGAAGCTGCACTTCTCAAGTATTACAACTCCGAAGAGTTAAAGCCCTACCAGGCAGAACTTATCAAAATGCAGAATCACCTTGAAGCAACCGGGAAAAAGATGATTATTCTCTTTGATGGTCGTGATGCCTCCGGAAAAGGTGGAACAATCCGTCGGGTTGCACGGTATATGAATGAAAAGCGCTATCGGGTCGAGGCTCTGGGCAAGCCTAATGAAACCCAGAAAACAGAACTGCACATGAAACGCTATATAGAGCGTTTCCCCCATGCCGGTGAAATCGTCATGTTTGACAGAAGCTGGTATAACCGCGCGATGGTTGAACCTGTCATGGGTTTCTGCACCCCTGAACAGTATCGGCGCTTTTTAACGAAAGTTACCTCATACGAACAGAATTTCATCCTCGACGCCGGCAAAACTATACTTTTGAAGCTCTATTTCTCAGTAAGCAAAGAGGAGCAGGCAAAGCGTTTTGAGAGGAGAAAAAATGACCCTCTGCGCCAATGGAAACTCAGCGAAGTAGATCTCCAGGCTCAGGATCTCTGGGACGAATTTACAGAAAAGAAAAGAATTCTTCTTCAGAAAACACACACTAAACAATCCAAATGGTGGATTATCCGTTCGGATGATAAGCACCTTGCACGACGCGAGACGATGAAGCTCATCCTCAGTTCAGTAAAATACAGGGGACGAAGCCGAAGCCTTAATTTCAAAATAGATCAGGATACTGTTATTTCCGGTAGCCGCGAATTAAAAATCATGAAACAGCAGATGAAGCAATATGGTACCCCGTTAAGCTAA
- a CDS encoding metallophosphoesterase family protein produces the protein MAKILLLSDIHANFPALEAIALFFSGTRFDAIFNCGDSLVYAPFPNETLDWLETNDVQSIVGNTDWKIRKLLTGKTFKKPRKTEKRIMYTWTAEHLTPAAAKYILSLKRTRQLTVENHEICLFHGSPDNPNEFLFPETDPARFSALSKLCPCDIILCGHSHTAFHKRVNNIHFINPGSVGRMFDSNPAASCAVLTIIGETVSTRFHRISWPIEQMIQALKKHKLPDIYQSMYTLGKKLN, from the coding sequence ATGGCTAAAATCCTCCTTCTCTCTGATATCCACGCAAACTTCCCTGCACTTGAAGCCATTGCCCTGTTCTTTTCGGGAACACGTTTTGATGCAATTTTCAACTGTGGTGATTCACTTGTCTATGCCCCATTCCCTAACGAGACACTTGACTGGCTGGAGACGAACGACGTCCAATCCATCGTTGGCAATACCGACTGGAAAATCAGAAAACTACTTACAGGAAAAACATTCAAAAAACCCCGCAAAACAGAGAAACGGATCATGTATACCTGGACAGCCGAACACCTGACACCAGCGGCTGCAAAGTATATTTTATCCCTTAAAAGAACCAGGCAATTAACCGTGGAAAACCACGAAATCTGTCTTTTTCACGGAAGTCCTGATAATCCGAATGAATTCCTTTTTCCAGAAACGGATCCAGCTCGATTTTCAGCTCTCTCCAAACTCTGCCCATGCGACATTATTCTCTGTGGTCACTCCCATACAGCTTTCCACAAACGGGTTAACAATATCCATTTTATAAATCCTGGAAGTGTGGGACGAATGTTTGATTCCAACCCAGCAGCATCCTGTGCTGTTCTCACCATCATAGGTGAGACTGTATCAACCCGGTTTCACAGAATTTCATGGCCAATTGAACAGATGATCCAGGCTCTCAAAAAACACAAATTACCCGACATTTACCAGTCCATGTATACTTTAGGAAAAAAACTCAATTAA
- the cls gene encoding cardiolipin synthase, translated as MDQDSLHWSVHIATIIIPVADLILRLGLSIRVIMRKRQYGVTLAWLVVILLLPFFGAITYLLFGENRIGETRAKRIKDSLDHYRKWLEALPAIAPVNWSELNSELKAIHHLANSLIGIPAMDGNHLELIEEPELIMRAIIKDIDAAQSTCHLQFYIWAEGGTADEVVAAVIRAAGRGVTCRILIDSIGSNDFLKGEKIQTLLAAGVQIEEELPAGFIKALFVRVDIRNHRKIVVIDGKIAYTGSQNMVDPKFFKQDSGLGHWIDIMVRIQGPVVEALAGTFISDWFLETDSQQVQFRSLDQDIRHIREIADITHQPLKGNVPVQFVPSGPGFSKDAIHSLLLTTIYASRKNITLTTPYFVPDESILTALQSAARRGVDVRIIVPEKNDSRLVHYASWARYEDLVSDGVSIKLFKGGLLHSKTITVDDEFALFGSVNLDMRSFWLNFEATLFIYNRDFTRELRAVQAGYEVQSQTLLPADFADRSIMQKFFENVSLIIGPLL; from the coding sequence ATGGATCAAGACAGCCTTCACTGGAGTGTTCACATTGCAACCATCATCATTCCCGTTGCTGACCTGATCCTGCGTCTCGGCCTTTCAATCAGGGTTATCATGCGTAAACGTCAGTACGGGGTCACTCTCGCCTGGCTTGTCGTCATACTGCTCCTGCCATTTTTTGGAGCAATCACCTATCTCCTGTTTGGAGAAAACAGAATCGGTGAAACCAGGGCAAAGCGGATCAAAGACTCCCTTGACCACTATCGTAAATGGCTGGAGGCCCTCCCTGCAATAGCACCTGTCAATTGGTCCGAACTCAATTCAGAATTAAAAGCTATTCACCACCTGGCAAACAGCCTGATAGGGATTCCGGCAATGGATGGTAATCATCTCGAACTGATCGAAGAACCTGAACTGATCATGCGTGCCATCATCAAAGATATAGACGCCGCTCAATCAACCTGCCATCTGCAATTTTATATATGGGCCGAAGGAGGAACAGCCGATGAAGTTGTTGCAGCCGTAATTCGTGCTGCCGGACGCGGAGTGACCTGTCGAATTCTTATTGACTCGATTGGGTCCAATGATTTCCTGAAAGGGGAAAAAATCCAGACGCTCCTGGCAGCCGGCGTACAAATTGAAGAAGAACTTCCAGCAGGATTTATCAAAGCTCTTTTCGTTCGGGTTGATATCCGGAACCACCGCAAAATCGTAGTGATTGACGGTAAGATCGCCTACACCGGAAGCCAAAACATGGTGGATCCAAAGTTTTTCAAGCAGGATTCCGGATTGGGTCACTGGATCGATATCATGGTCCGCATCCAGGGGCCTGTGGTTGAGGCCCTTGCCGGTACATTTATCAGTGACTGGTTCCTTGAAACTGACAGCCAGCAGGTTCAATTTCGATCGCTCGACCAGGATATCAGGCATATACGTGAGATTGCAGATATTACCCATCAACCACTCAAGGGAAATGTTCCAGTACAATTTGTACCATCGGGGCCAGGTTTTTCCAAGGATGCCATCCACAGTCTGCTTCTCACCACTATTTACGCATCACGCAAAAACATCACTCTTACCACGCCCTATTTTGTCCCGGATGAATCCATTCTCACCGCACTGCAATCAGCTGCCCGACGGGGTGTTGATGTTCGGATCATCGTTCCTGAAAAAAATGATTCCAGGCTTGTCCACTATGCAAGTTGGGCTCGCTATGAGGATCTGGTCAGCGACGGTGTCTCCATAAAACTTTTCAAAGGTGGCCTCCTTCACTCAAAAACCATCACAGTAGATGATGAATTTGCCCTTTTTGGTTCAGTAAACCTCGATATGCGTAGCTTCTGGCTTAATTTTGAGGCAACTCTTTTCATCTATAATCGGGATTTCACCAGAGAACTTCGTGCTGTTCAGGCCGGTTATGAAGTCCAGTCGCAAACTCTTCTACCTGCTGACTTCGCAGATCGCTCCATCATGCAGAAATTCTTTGAAAACGTATCACTTATTATCGGGCCACTCTTATAA
- the argJ gene encoding bifunctional glutamate N-acetyltransferase/amino-acid acetyltransferase ArgJ encodes MEIKGFSTSAVAAGIRYKDRLDLGLIYSNVPAVTAGVFTTNQVKAAPVIIDQDRLRQGRAQAILVNSGCANACTGVKGMENANITSSLLATRLKIDEKMVLLSSTGVIGEQLNIGAFRSAMGKLVEGLGEDNFDSVARAIMTTDTFPKVVSRVVTIGGQEVKFMGMAKGAGMIMPNMATMLSFVITDAQISFPELHDSLKQATDRTFNRITVDGDTSTNDMVLVMANGTAENAWIDEDNPIDKQLFQDTLEGVLKELALQIVNDGEGASKCITIRVCGARGEAEAEQIARTVANSPLVKTAFFGEDANWGRIFAAMGRAGVRFDPSRVDIAFGDVVIVRDGLAVGPDAEKAATKLLKEKNITVCIDLKDGTDCEEIYTCDFSLDYVKINADYRS; translated from the coding sequence ATGGAAATTAAAGGATTCTCCACATCTGCTGTAGCGGCAGGTATTCGATATAAGGATCGGCTGGATCTTGGTCTTATTTATAGCAATGTTCCAGCTGTTACTGCCGGGGTTTTTACCACCAATCAGGTGAAAGCTGCACCAGTCATAATTGATCAGGATCGTTTGCGGCAGGGACGAGCTCAGGCCATTCTTGTAAACAGTGGTTGTGCCAACGCCTGTACTGGAGTGAAAGGGATGGAGAATGCAAACATCACCAGCTCACTTCTTGCAACACGCCTGAAGATTGATGAGAAAATGGTGCTTCTGTCATCCACCGGAGTAATTGGCGAACAGCTGAATATTGGAGCCTTCCGCTCGGCAATGGGCAAACTTGTTGAGGGCTTGGGTGAGGATAATTTTGATTCCGTAGCCAGGGCCATCATGACCACGGACACTTTTCCAAAGGTGGTAAGTAGAGTTGTGACGATTGGAGGCCAAGAAGTGAAGTTTATGGGCATGGCCAAAGGCGCCGGGATGATAATGCCCAATATGGCAACCATGCTCTCCTTTGTGATTACCGATGCCCAGATAAGTTTTCCTGAATTGCATGATTCTCTGAAACAGGCAACCGATAGAACTTTTAACCGCATTACGGTGGACGGTGATACCAGTACTAATGATATGGTTTTGGTTATGGCAAACGGAACTGCAGAGAACGCCTGGATTGATGAGGATAATCCCATTGATAAACAGTTGTTTCAGGATACTTTGGAAGGCGTGTTGAAAGAGCTTGCCCTGCAGATTGTGAATGATGGAGAAGGTGCAAGTAAGTGCATCACTATACGAGTATGCGGGGCGCGTGGTGAGGCCGAAGCCGAACAGATTGCCAGGACCGTAGCTAATTCACCTCTGGTGAAGACGGCATTTTTTGGAGAGGATGCCAATTGGGGGAGGATTTTTGCTGCCATGGGGCGGGCAGGAGTCCGATTCGATCCCAGTCGGGTTGACATTGCCTTTGGTGATGTGGTTATTGTTCGTGATGGGCTTGCCGTTGGTCCTGATGCTGAAAAGGCTGCTACCAAGCTGTTGAAAGAAAAGAATATTACAGTGTGTATAGATTTGAAAGATGGTACAGATTGTGAGGAGATCTATACATGTGATTTTTCTTTGGATTATGTGAAGATTAATGCTGATTATCGATCCTGA
- a CDS encoding ParA family protein: MNSIAMYSSKGGVGKTAAAVNLSYASSIRGKKTLLCDMDPQGAASFYYRVPIKGKFNKKQFLKGRLKGFIRETGYPGLDLLPAHFSFRNLDIALDIDGQDQLKNIFAVLADDYDVLIFDCPPNMTLLSEKLIAASDQVVMPVIPTTLSIRALAQLMKFFDKIGADRKKLRAFFSMVERRKNMHLDTVKSYRKKKVFFRTLIPYLADVEKMGINRTPVAVSTPGSAATMAYDRLWMEIWKRRVSD, encoded by the coding sequence ATGAATAGTATAGCGATGTATTCAAGCAAAGGAGGGGTGGGAAAGACTGCTGCTGCCGTCAATCTGTCCTATGCTTCATCCATTCGTGGGAAAAAGACTTTGCTCTGTGATATGGATCCGCAGGGGGCCGCAAGTTTTTATTATCGTGTTCCTATTAAAGGAAAATTTAATAAAAAACAGTTCCTGAAGGGAAGACTGAAGGGATTTATCCGTGAAACCGGGTATCCTGGCTTAGATCTTTTACCCGCTCATTTTTCCTTTAGAAATCTCGATATTGCACTTGATATTGATGGGCAGGATCAACTCAAAAATATTTTTGCTGTACTTGCAGATGACTACGATGTTCTTATCTTCGACTGTCCACCCAATATGACTCTGTTATCTGAAAAACTTATTGCGGCCTCAGATCAGGTGGTGATGCCAGTTATTCCGACTACACTTTCCATCAGGGCACTGGCCCAACTGATGAAATTTTTTGATAAGATTGGAGCAGATCGGAAGAAACTCCGGGCCTTTTTTTCCATGGTCGAACGCCGCAAAAACATGCATCTTGATACAGTTAAAAGCTATCGGAAGAAAAAGGTGTTTTTCCGAACTCTGATACCCTACCTGGCCGATGTTGAAAAGATGGGTATCAACCGTACGCCTGTGGCAGTCTCGACACCCGGATCAGCTGCTACTATGGCTTATGATCGTCTATGGATGGAGATCTGGAAGCGAAGAGTCAGTGACTGA
- a CDS encoding MFS transporter, with protein sequence MKSPSLSKAMGGLIFLAGLFFLNFTSRVIFSPLLPLIEQEMGIDHVQSGAFFLFISAGYFLSILSSGFVSSRINHKNTIVLSSLALGLALFLLGGCSTLFTLQAGLFVLGLGAGLYFPSGLATIVHLVPSAYLSRGMAIHELAPNLGFVAAPLICDLFLKYLPWRYGLALLGLLIIGIGVVYGLSSHGCKERGRAPDLSATTVFFKMPLFWAMVALFSLAICSTLGIYAMAPLFLVNDHGMDPGRANSLLAISRIASIFMPLAGGWFGDRYGRQLVMALVLLVTGLLTVAMAMVGDGVWLMTLVVAQPIVAVCFYPAGFAVLSKLGAVQYGNLSVSLCLPLAFLIGGGLMPTFIGFVGDLYSISSGIILVGSLMVLGGATSLFVALTNEKKMLV encoded by the coding sequence ATGAAATCTCCTTCTCTTTCAAAGGCCATGGGCGGACTCATCTTTCTTGCCGGTCTATTTTTTCTTAATTTCACTTCCAGGGTTATATTTTCTCCTCTCCTTCCTCTCATTGAACAGGAAATGGGGATCGACCATGTTCAGTCTGGAGCATTTTTTCTTTTTATATCAGCCGGATACTTTCTCTCTATTCTTTCATCCGGATTTGTCTCATCCAGAATTAACCATAAAAACACTATAGTTCTTTCAAGCCTTGCGTTGGGATTAGCCCTTTTTCTCCTTGGTGGCTGCTCCACTTTGTTCACTCTCCAGGCTGGTTTATTTGTTTTGGGTCTTGGGGCAGGCCTGTATTTTCCGTCAGGACTTGCCACCATTGTCCATCTGGTTCCTTCAGCATATCTTTCCAGGGGGATGGCAATTCATGAGCTGGCACCCAATCTGGGTTTTGTGGCAGCTCCTCTGATTTGTGATCTGTTTCTCAAATATCTCCCATGGCGATATGGGCTGGCTCTTCTCGGGTTGCTCATTATCGGTATAGGAGTCGTGTATGGTCTCAGTTCTCATGGCTGCAAGGAAAGGGGGAGAGCACCTGATCTGTCAGCGACGACAGTGTTTTTTAAAATGCCACTTTTTTGGGCTATGGTGGCTCTGTTTTCCCTGGCAATCTGCTCAACACTCGGTATTTATGCGATGGCACCACTTTTTCTGGTCAATGATCATGGTATGGATCCGGGGCGTGCGAATAGTCTGCTGGCCATATCCAGGATTGCTTCTATTTTTATGCCGCTGGCTGGAGGATGGTTTGGTGATCGCTATGGAAGACAGCTTGTAATGGCGCTGGTACTGCTTGTTACAGGACTTCTGACAGTTGCAATGGCCATGGTCGGTGATGGTGTCTGGCTTATGACGCTTGTTGTGGCGCAGCCAATTGTTGCAGTCTGTTTTTACCCTGCGGGATTTGCGGTTCTTTCAAAGCTTGGTGCTGTTCAGTACGGAAATCTTTCCGTATCCCTCTGCCTGCCACTGGCTTTTCTTATAGGGGGTGGCCTGATGCCCACATTTATTGGCTTTGTAGGAGATTTGTATTCTATAAGCAGTGGCATTATACTGGTTGGCAGTCTAATGGTCCTTGGCGGAGCTACTTCTCTATTTGTTGCTTTGACCAATGAAAAAAAAATGCTAGTCTAG
- a CDS encoding valine--pyruvate transaminase, whose product MKLSGFGEQFTSGAGILSLMEDLGNALATGGDDMIMMGGGNPGHVPGFQEVIQKRLQYLAQDTPSFKKLIGVYDPPQGEKDFVDVLANLLSREYGWEVGPENICLTNGSQAGFFLLFNMFGGQYSDGSSKKIRLPLAPEYIGYADLGTKNEFFVSTRPRIELLDDNMFKYHVDFDNLLVGSETGALCVSRPTNPTGNVLTDEEIAKLDVLAREHDVPLILDNAYGVPFPGIIYTEAQPVWNENIIVCLSLSKLGLPAARTGMIVARKEIIKAVSGMNAIMNLATGSMGAMLAHEMVESGEVLNLSRNVIRPFYQEKMEKAVANFHVALAGTPYKLHKPEGAMFLWLWFEDLPISSHELYQRLKARNVLVVSGHFFFPGLEKEWQHQNECIRVTYSQDEAQVAKGIQIIAEEVKKAYS is encoded by the coding sequence ATGAAGTTATCAGGGTTTGGTGAGCAGTTCACCAGCGGTGCAGGAATTCTCAGTCTAATGGAAGATCTGGGAAATGCTCTTGCCACCGGCGGTGATGATATGATCATGATGGGTGGTGGTAATCCCGGGCATGTGCCGGGGTTCCAGGAAGTTATCCAAAAGCGTTTACAGTACCTGGCGCAGGATACACCATCCTTCAAGAAACTTATTGGAGTGTATGATCCCCCGCAGGGAGAGAAGGATTTTGTCGATGTTCTGGCGAATCTGCTCAGCCGTGAGTATGGCTGGGAGGTAGGGCCGGAAAATATATGCCTTACAAATGGAAGTCAGGCCGGATTTTTCCTTCTTTTTAATATGTTTGGCGGACAGTATTCAGACGGTAGTTCAAAAAAAATTCGTTTGCCATTGGCCCCGGAATATATTGGATATGCTGATCTTGGAACTAAAAATGAATTTTTTGTTTCCACCCGGCCGCGTATTGAATTGCTCGATGATAATATGTTCAAATATCATGTTGATTTTGACAACCTTCTTGTCGGTTCGGAGACCGGTGCTCTTTGTGTCTCCCGTCCAACAAATCCCACCGGAAATGTCCTCACTGACGAAGAAATTGCAAAACTTGATGTGTTGGCACGTGAGCATGATGTACCGCTAATCCTTGACAACGCCTATGGGGTACCTTTTCCTGGTATCATTTATACGGAAGCGCAACCTGTTTGGAATGAGAATATTATTGTCTGTCTGTCACTTTCTAAACTTGGGCTGCCAGCTGCCAGAACAGGAATGATTGTTGCTCGTAAAGAAATCATCAAAGCGGTTTCTGGAATGAATGCCATCATGAATCTTGCCACTGGAAGTATGGGGGCCATGCTTGCCCATGAGATGGTGGAGAGCGGTGAAGTACTGAATCTGAGCCGTAATGTGATACGGCCATTTTATCAGGAGAAAATGGAAAAAGCAGTGGCAAATTTCCACGTAGCCCTTGCAGGGACTCCCTATAAGCTCCATAAACCGGAGGGGGCCATGTTTCTCTGGTTATGGTTCGAAGATCTCCCTATTTCAAGCCATGAGTTGTATCAGCGCTTGAAGGCAAGAAATGTTCTGGTGGTTTCCGGTCATTTCTTTTTCCCAGGACTTGAAAAGGAATGGCAGCATCAGAATGAATGTATC